The DNA window ttacagAGACACACTTCCGGAGGGCTTACATGGCAGGGGCCAGAGTACCCACTTTGCTGATACATCCAGTATGCTGTTGGGTACATGGATGGTGTTTTGCGTGAcgccccgctcccagagccagtggCCACAGAGTTTTGATTATTATCGCACACGTTGCTCgagatctccggcctgcagggaCAGGCCCTGGGCTATAGCCTGGCGGGCCTAGTGGTCGCACGCAGACACTTATAAGGCCGCGCTCTTGGACGCGCCTATATCACCAGGCCATacctttggcccagcagtggaggagatcctgcagccaTCTCTTCGGGAACGTGAGGCATCGAGGCAGGtagccgcgttgctccctcccccgGCTCCGGTGCAAGGCAGGTCGAGCCACTGGCACACTACCCTGATGCGGAAAGTCACCAGGATGGTACCAGTACCCACAGCCCCGCTAGGTCAccttaggcatcgcctacaggcctcatctcatgTGAGGGACAGGACCCTCCTGCAACGTGGTGGGTGTGGCCGTGGCCAGCCCATGCAGCAGCACCCTAGAAAGCGGTTCCAGGCACCTACCCTAGGCAACCGTCACAGCCAGCCCCACCTCAGCCTCAActgccccagcagggcccctgaggGTTGGCGATCTCAGACccaattcacagcacaacagctgcactactggcgcgcttgcactTCTAATGTGTGGGTGCTCGCCACCATACAATACAGTTACGCACTTCAGTTTCGCCTGGGGCTATATACCTGACGGATCCACTTCCAAAccaaagtggcagccttgctgggcaaGTGCACCATTCGTCTTGTAGATCCCACCTCTCtcagagaggggttctactcgagatactttctggtgctGAAGAAGGACGGTGgttttcgccccatcctggacctgcggtTTCTCAACCAGTTTCtgaaacagaggaggttccaaatgctgtcTCATCATCACATACTCCAGTGTGTCCGGCCGGGAACTGGTTTACCATGGTGGACTTGCGAGACGCATGTTATCAagttcccattcgtccacagcacaggaaatatctctgcttctcCTTTCAAGGCAGCATGTACCATGCAGCTTTccatgctgccgtttggcctctccctagctccccatGTTCTCAAAGTGTGCAGACGCTATCCttgcccccttgcggctgcaaggggtcagagtgatgaactacctcgATGACTGGTTCATCTGTTCCCAGTTgcgggagggagcggtggcccacacagcCCTGGTGACGGAGCATCTAATGAGGTTGGGTCTCACCATCAACAATGCTAAGAGTCGTCTGACACCGTTGCAGTGCACAATGTATGTGGAGCTCCAGCTGGACTTCACTACAATGtgtgcatacctgtcggacgagaagtagcagctctccagcacatcttctccctgtttcgacagggatcgagggtgccccttgttttgtgccagaaactactgggtctgatggcagcagtggtatcagccatcgagctgagTTTATTGCGCATGCACCCACTACAGAAGTGGCTCAATGTGTTCCACTTACATCCCAAGCGTGAAAGGCACAGTCGGCTGAGAGTGTGTCTTGCGTGTGCGACGGCCCTAtactggtggaggattccctctcacatGTGCCAGGTAGTCTGAATGAGTGTGGTCTACAACTGCAGGGTGGTGACAACGGATGcttccaactcaggttggggtgcGGTCTGCGAACGCAGAGGAGTCAGCAGGccattggacatccctgcatatcaatatgctggagcttcaggcagtgttccttgccctccagcttCCTACCCGTAGTGCGGAACACACACGTGCTGATCTGcacggacaacacatcagtggtgacgcatgtcaaccaccagggtggccttcatTTCCCGGGGTTGCATCGTCTAGCCTTCAGGCTCCTGATTTGGGCACaacggaacctgctgtcccttcaggCGACACATGTTCGGCGCGTGGAgaattgggcagcggacctcctcttgagggagggcCCGGATCTGTCGAAGTGTCGActtcaccctcaggtggtggagtgcattttGGAACTGTTTGGGAAGGCGCAGATAGATCTCTTCGCCTTGacggagacgacacactgccccctgtggtactccctccactggtGCGGCGGTCCACTCAGCGTCAACGCCCTAGCCGgcgtatggcccagagcgctacTTTgcgcgttcccgcctctgccactaCTCCTGGCCTTTCTCGAAATGGTCTGGTCAGAGAAGGCATCGGTTGTCCTAGTGGCCTCCAGGTGGCCCaagagaatctggttctcaaccctgtgccagctattgaatggcccaccctgggagatcccgcttcgtTGAGATCTACTCAGccagacgagaggcacactttggcactcggagccaggcaggctccagttgtgggtctggcccctgaaatgGACTGTTGATCAGCTTCAGGGCTGTCAGACAcggttgtgggtactctgcagaatgctaggaCACATTCCACTACGTCGCtatatgcctataagtggaaatattttcaagattggtgccgtactaacagtcatgatccaatctctttTCCCATGcttgtcatcttgcagtttctgcaagatttgattgaggctggtagatcaccttccacactgaaggtatacctagtggccatttctgcttgccatgcccccgtttaCTTAGTGTCCCCGGGAGAAAATTTCCTGTCTACACGGTTTCTCCAAGGCGCTCGGTGGTTGCGCCCTCCTAGCAGGGCTACTCTCCCCCAGtagagccttgagattgtactggaggctctcacgcaggccccggtTGAGCCTACATACTCCATTGATTTGAAGCACCTGTCcgtgaagacagccttcctcttggcaaTCACGGTTAATGGTAGGTAAAACTAACATTCTTTTAGTCAGAAAACAGCAGGAACAAGGTCGCCAAGAAAATCACCCAAATACATTGTAAAAgtcatttgtttattgtaaacttCCAATAGCAACACAGTCTAAAACGCTACttgtgtaataaaacaataattccaTTCACCTATTAAGGTAACACGATTTCAAACAGTTAAACAAAGGTACACATTAATGAGGTCATGTATTATAGATCAATTGCAACAACGCTGAAACCCAGCAATACAGTGGAGATACACATTCAAAGACACAGGAAAACTGTCATACTAAAAACAATACCATGGTACCAAAGTATAAATacctacaccacacacacacacacacaatgtccgTGCAAGGGAGGgaacacacagagagagcgagagagaaagcgAGAAACCAGCATCGCAATATAACCTATTCTATACACTTCTTAAATTCCCATCTGCTACCAAACGGGTTAAACACACTGGAGCCTTTCGCGCTCGTTATTCAACACCATCATACAATCAGCCCAATACTTATTGTCGGGATGTTCCATTTACTGATCTGTTTCAGTCTCTCTCACTCCTCCAAACACTGCGTTCCCACCCTCACAAACATAAACCGCAGAGTAGCCATCTCGTCTGTAAacacatgtgctgtttatattTATGTGCGTAAATTGATCCATAATTCAATTAGTTAGTGCCCAATAAAGCAAATAAAGGGATGTGAGTGGAGAAGCCAACATAACgtgatacaaatcaattatcaaaACATAAAGTGATACAAATCAGTTATCCAAATGTGTCAAGACAACATAAAacgtgcactaatcaaatcaataaaataaattataaaaatatcatacaagtttaaaataaatgtgaacaggTGATTCTTGACCCTGTTACATTTTTacgcattcaatttaaattgagTGCTTATGTCGGATGTTATTGTGCGTAAAAACGGCAGGTACGCAGTTTATGTGGACGGTTGTCTTTGGGAATACCTACAGTATGTTTTGTCCTTTAAATCGTTTTTTGTACGGTTGACTTTTGTTAATAGGTTATTTTTTCGTGTCTAAGGAACTGATGTGAAATATCAAACTATATTCAAATAATCAAAGCCTTCAATAAAGCCAGTCCCTTTTTTTACTGAGTCTACGAGGAGAAAGCTTCTTACAATCAAGACCTTACTTTTTAAATCTCAACTTTTGAATGGACTTGGCTGCACGTAAAgccaatttaaattcaacaacTTGTACGCTATATGTCTTGGAGCAAGATATGAAACCTACCAAATCTAAAATACTTTCGCCTTATTTAGTATATTTTTCTTATAGACCCGTATAGGTCCTACACATGCCATTATAATTATATGTATGGCCTCGAGTATTATTTCCTTTGTATTCCAAAGTATGGATTATTTATTCAGTGCATTGCTTATCCTTTGTCATCTATTGTTACCAGAAACTGAAGCATATACATTTCGTAtgcacttatttttttatgtttgaaggtTTGTCCACTCACCCTAATAAGTGAATTCACTAATAGCTGTAACTGCGTGTTGTCTCTTAATAAAAATGATCATAAACACTAAAAACATATAAGTAGGAGGTTGTCGACAAATATGTAAAGAATGCTGCCTTGTTTCGTTTGTCATAAATACATTTCTCGAGGCATTACtcaactgtttttaaaagcagcaacaaaGATCAACGCGTCTTGAAACATAGAGCATATTTAAATCGCGTTTTTTCCTCACACCTTACTACAAAAACATCCGACATATATAATATGAAATTGTTTACCTCTCTGTGCGATTCAGTTACctgtttatttgtctttatttaagAGTTCATTTGCctttattttctgtaatgaaTATGGCATAGTTATTATGATTGGTATAGTGATGATATGTACTGGTGGTATATGAGCTGATTTACTAGGCTGGTCCGTTTCACCTCTGTCAGAGcaattttatattgtattgatgTGCTCCATATATTGGCTATGTATACTATAAATCAATAGTGAGGACTGAGAACCATTTCTTGAAAGGTTTTAGGTTCGTGAAATTACAACATTATAAGCAAACTTGTACTAAGATGGATAGCTTGATTGGTATTGTTTATTAGATAATATTTCAATAAGGTCGCAGACAAATAATACTTTTGTGGACAAAACTTTGTGGGGAAAACCCTAATGAAAAACATACAAGTACCACGAACACTATGATCATACAGTTTTAAAGAACCACACTGGCCATCACACCGTTGGTTGTTGGCGCTATCCTTTTCTTTCTCCAGGCAAACATCTTTTTCAGCTCCCCTCTGAAATTGTCATGCAGCCAAGCGTATAGAATCGCATTGGTGCAGGCGGACATCATAGCGAACCAGTGGCACAGCAGCTGAATCAGATTGAAGTACTGCTTGTCGATTAAGTTAATATCCATGTCCTTCATCATATTGAAGATATGCAGTGGAAGCCAACAGATACCAAAAGCAGCCACCACCAAAACCAGCAGACGGAAGGTTTTCCTTCGCCTCGCTCGGTCCCACTCCGCTTGACTCTGGGTGATGTTGCCGGGCACGACGCGGTTTTTCAGTTTCACAGAGATCCTCAAGTAAGACAAGGAAATAACTATTAAAGGCAGTACGTAGGTCACAATTAGCGTGCTGTAGGCATAAGCCAGTCGCTCCTTCTCCACCCCTACCCAGAACTCTTCGCAGATAGAGAAGTCGAGTTGAGGGAAATCGACGTGGTAAGTATGGGCTAAGGCCGGCGCTGCTAGGACACAAGAAAGTAACCAAATAGCAGCTAGAATGTAAGCGCAGGTAGGGATAGTGAGGCGCCGCTTGAGCGGATACGCCGTTGCATAGTACCTGTCTACAGCGATGACAGTCAGTGTGAACACAGAGACAAAAACAGTAACTGGTTGCATCAGAAAAACGAAATAACACATAAATATGCCATACACCCAACCCCGTGGTTCAAACGCATAGGCTAAGGTCAGTGGCACGCAGGTTGCGCACATTAACATGTCCGAGAACGCCAAGTTGCCTATTAAAAAATTGGTAACGTTATGCATTTTCTTGGTTTTGCATATGACATGGATAAGCAGGTAGTTTCCAAGAATGCCGCTGAAAACGACGAAGGAGTAGCAGGGAATGATGAGAGGTTTGAAAGATTGTAGGAGCTGCAGTCCGGTGAATTGGTTCCACGTTGTGTTGCTGTTTATTCCCTTCAGAATACTTTGAGAAGCGGCTGTGAAGTTGTCAGGATTCATTTTCAGAACGGGTTGTGTAGTCTGCCTGCCTTTCTGGATGTCAAAGTGCTTTCGATGTAGACACGTTACCCGTTATTTATCCGAGCTTTTTCCTGTGTCACCGTGTTCGGTGTTTGCCCAAACCTGCGAAATGTACAGACGTTatcttttaacattttatttcacatttaaataatgaatacataaataaataaataaaaataaataaataaacaaacatatgcaGAATATGATTTAGATCAGAGAAGCCAACTGCACAACGCACACGGTtagcagctgtttttatttgttatatgtagTCTAATCGCCTAAACTAAGCGCTCACCTACTATAAACTAAACTCATCTATCCTCTGAAcagattttctttatttctacTGAAGTGAATGTCTATGAAAAAataaccaccaccaccccccccccccccccccccccacccccgtttGAACTTGAAGCAGTCACTGTTGAACTCAACAATACATCAACACAACATAAACTAAGCTATTTaacttcaattcaaaataaaaacggCGTTTTTGTATTACCAAATGTTTTAATGGAGATATCCATTGAGTTCGAGTTTAAACAGGAATGTGCCTCTTAATAATCTGCATCGAACAAGAAGTTGATCTTCTCATGAAATGAAGACTAGAGCCCAGCGGTGCTGCATATATAAGCACTTTGTGCGATGTTGAGCTCAAACTCGAAGGCGTggtttctgattggctgtttggTACCTACGTTTCTTGACAGGAGCTTtcaatttcagtgttttattaacagtgTGAAAGCCTATTTTCTCTTGTGAATTAGACCCCAGTGCAGTAACAGTGAGTGTGTTGCTATAATCATCTGAGACGTGAAGGTAAATGCGAGGCGATTAAAACTGGTACATTAGCTCAATCGGCATACATTAATGGATTACCATGAGTAGGTTAATTAAATTACACTTAACTATAGGAAACGTGATTATAAATATGGCTTATTTGCATTTACATGatatgttctttctttctttctttctttctttctttctttctttctttctttctttcttttttctttctttttctttctttcttccagattctcaaatgtttaatgaatgtacaaactaataataaatactcGCTAATTGTGTGAAGTGTTGAAATGAGGTCGTTTATGTTTTCAAGCTATTTGAaagcgagtttttttttttttttttttgttgttgtagttgtttttgttttaacatacaattaaaattaaattttacaTCTCCACTAGCCGTTTGGGACAAGAAAACAACATTAAGACGTTACACAGGAACTCTCCCTCACATAAGCCATGTCCTTACTGTGTAAAGAACATTTTACCGcgcgatttatatatatatatatatatatatatatatatatatatatatatatatatatatatatatatatatatatatactcgatatatatataaatataagaaGCTGCTAATATATCGCATtacactggaaatggttaaaaaataattaaaacatttaaaaatatttcttagtAACACGTGTTACtgtcatgtttattttggtaccactttgtgttttttgttcgtCCAAAAACAGATGCACCAACATAATGAAGGAAATGGATGACTTTTCTATCAATGTAAAATTATGTTGCTCTTTCATAGCTTTGGCTGACTTTGTAACCTACACAGTGACAGTCAGAGTAGGCATCCATGTGTCTAGCATGCTTATGTGGACATCAAAATATAGACAACAGAAATAGCCCCTGTCGCTGATTTGTGTACACACAGTCTCACCTCTCCAAAATGTTGTTGGTCTCACTTTGTTGGTGAAAGACTTTGCGTTTAAAATTGGACCACATCTCAGCATTGTTGAACCAGTATTTTTGCAGATATTAAGACATGTGTACTTTGTGTTTCTTGGTTAATGTTAGTTATCAATTCAGTGGACATTTGTTGAATTTCCAAGAACTAAACTAAAATTTGGATTGGGAAAGAGCAACACTGACACagtatgtacacacacatttgAGTGTTCAGAACACATTGCACAAATGTAGTCATTTTAAATCTACAGTGTGCATTTCTGAAATCCAAAGTGACACTAAACACACGTTCATTATATTGTTGGTCATGATTTCAACCATCTAAAAAAGGAAACCATTTCTGATATTTGTATTATAGGATTACAGAAATGGTGATTATGTATCAGTCactaaaataagcaaataacttACAGTGTTACATTGCTTCAAGGAAACCGTGCCTCTGATAACAAAATCCATTGCTGGCAGGCTAAGATGACTGTTACCTCGATGTACAAGTCATCGGTGTACAGCCTATAGAAATAATTCATAAAATTCCAAATTAACAGGCAATAGAAGTTACTCTCCAAACCTCACAGACCAAATCTATAACTTAAACATTATTTGTTGCATTACACATGCGTGTAAATATTTGTGAATTGTTCAAGATAGGgaacaacatatttaaatgcaaatataagtACAAGGAAAACTTGTATTAGACATGACAGTGCTAGACATTTAACCCTTGGACTGGCGGTATATTTTGAAGGCATTATAGTTAACTCTGGTGCAGAAAAGGATACACCAGGGTTAAACAAATCACATAGCTCGATGTCACCATccagcccctggccatagaggcagcaGCGGGAGCTACAATTCTCCATCTTACCCTGAAAAAGGTGTCTCCACAgacaatgcggagcagcaggcaaccctaaGCGATCTaaaggagacacaggcagccccaggcgatgcggagcagcaggcaacgcCGGGCGATGCCAGTCAGGCATCTTTGGACGAAGCGagagaggcatccttgggcgacaCGAGACacgcatccttggacgaagcgaggcaggcatccttgggcgaa is part of the Polyodon spathula isolate WHYD16114869_AA chromosome 13, ASM1765450v1, whole genome shotgun sequence genome and encodes:
- the LOC121325476 gene encoding prolactin-releasing peptide receptor-like, producing MNPDNFTAASQSILKGINSNTTWNQFTGLQLLQSFKPLIIPCYSFVVFSGILGNYLLIHVICKTKKMHNVTNFLIGNLAFSDMLMCATCVPLTLAYAFEPRGWVYGIFMCYFVFLMQPVTVFVSVFTLTVIAVDRYYATAYPLKRRLTIPTCAYILAAIWLLSCVLAAPALAHTYHVDFPQLDFSICEEFWVGVEKERLAYAYSTLIVTYVLPLIVISLSYLRISVKLKNRVVPGNITQSQAEWDRARRRKTFRLLVLVVAAFGICWLPLHIFNMMKDMDINLIDKQYFNLIQLLCHWFAMMSACTNAILYAWLHDNFRGELKKMFAWRKKRIAPTTNGVMASVVL